A window from Mustela erminea isolate mMusErm1 chromosome 17, mMusErm1.Pri, whole genome shotgun sequence encodes these proteins:
- the PPFIA4 gene encoding liprin-alpha-4 isoform X3, whose protein sequence is MCEVMPTINEGDPLGPPHGADADANFEQLMVNMLDEREKLLESLRESQETLAATQSRLQDALHERDQLQRHLNSALPQEFATLTRELSMCREQLLEREEEISELKAERNNTRLLLEHLECLVSRHERSLRMTVVKRQAQSPSGVSSEVEVLKALKSLFEHHKALDEKVRERLRAALERVTTLEEQLAGAHQQVSALQQGAGVRDGVAEEEGTVERGPKRLWKDDTGQVEELQELLEKQNFELNQARERLVTLTATVAELEEDLGTARRDLIKSEELSSKHQRDLREALAQKEDMEERITTLEKRYLAAQREATSIHDLNDKLENELANKESLHRQCEEKARHLQELLEAAEQRLQQTMRKAETLPEVEAELAQRIAALTKAEERHGSIEEHLRQLEGQLEEKNQELARVRQREKMNEDHNKRLSDTVDRLLSESNERLQLHLKERMAALEEKNTLIQELESSQRQIEEQHHHKGRLSEEIEKLRQEVDQLKGRGGPFVDGVHSRSHMGSAGDVRFALSTATHVPSGLHRRYSALRDESAKDWEPSPLPGGLAPTAAPAFDSDPEISDVDEDEPGGLVGSVDVVSPSGHSDAQTLAMMLQEQLDAINEEIRMIQEEKESAELRAEEIETRVTSGSMEALNLTQLRKRGSIPTSLTALSLASASPPLSGRSTPKLTSRSAAQDLDRMGVMTLPSDLRKHRRKLLSPVSREENREDKATIKCETSPPSSPRTLRLEKLGHPALSQEEGKSALEDQGSNPSSSNSSQDSLHKGAKRKGIKSSIGRLFGKKEKGRLIQLSRDGATGQVMLTDSELGLQEPMVPAKLGTQAEKDRRLKKKHQLLEDARRKGMPFAQWDGPTVVSWLELWVGMPAWYVAACRANVKSGAIMSALSDTEIQREIGISNALHRLKLRLAIQEMVSLTSPSAPPTSRTSSGNVWVTHEEMETLATPTKTTLAYGDMNHEWIGNDWLPSLGLPQYRSYFMECLVDARMLDHLTKKDLRVHLKMVDSFHRTSLQYGIMCLKRLNYDRKELEKRREESQHEIKDVLVWTNDQVVHWVQSIGLRDYAGNLQESGVHGALLALDENFDHNTLALVLQIPTQNTQARQVMEREFNNLLALGTDRKLDDGEDKVFRRAPSWRKRFRPREPHGGLLGASAETLPAAFRVASLGPLQPPPAPPKKVTPEARSHYLYGHMLSAFRD, encoded by the exons GAATTTGCCACCTTAACTCGGGAGCTGAGCATGTGTCGGGAGCAGCTTctagaaagggaggaagagatatcagagctgaaagcagagcgGAATAACACGAGG TTGCTCCTGGAACATCTGGAGTGCCTGGTGTCCCGCCACGAGCGGTCGCTGCGGATGACTGTGGTGAAGCGCCAGGCCCAGTCGCCTTCAGGGGTGTCCAGTGAGGTGGAGGTGCTGAAGGCCCTCAAGTCGCTGTTCGAGCACCACAAGGCCCTGGACGAGAAG GTGCGGGAGCGGCTCCGAGCAGCCCTGGAGCGAGTGACCACCTTGGAAGAGCAGCTGGCAGGGGCCCACCAGCAG GTGTCTGCCCTGCAGCAGGGGGCCGGGGTTCGCGATGGAGTGGCGGAAGAGGAGGGGACCGTGGAGAGGGGACCGAAGCGCCTGTGGAAG GATGACACGGGCCAGGTAGAGGAGCTGCAGGAGCTCCTGGAGAAGCAGAACTTTGAGCTGAACCAGGCTCGGGAGCGACTGGTCACCCTGACGGCAACAGTGGCTGAACTTGAGGAGGATCTGGGCACTGCCCGCCGGGACCTCATCAAGTCGGAGGAGCTGAGCAGCAAGCATCAGCGGGACCTCCGGGAG gctctggCCCAGAAGGAAGACATGGAGGAGAGAATCACAACACTCGAGAAGCGCTACCTGGCTGCGCAGCGTGAGGCCACGTCCATCCATGACCTCAATGACAAGCTGGAGAATGAGCTGGCCAATAAGGAGTCCCTGCACCGCCAG TGTGAAGAGAAGGCCCGGCACCTGCAGGAGCTGCTAGAGGCCGCAGAGCAGAGGCTGCAGCAGACCATGCGCAAGGCTGAGACCCTGCCCGAGGTGGAGGCCGAACTGGCCCAGAGGATCGCAGCTCTCACCAAG GCTGAAGAAAGGCACGGCAGCATTGAGGAGCATCTGCGGCAGCTGGAGGGGCAACTGGAGGAGAAGAACCAGGAGCTGGCGAGG GTGCGCCAGCGGGAAAAGATGAACGAGGACCACAACAAGCGGTTGTCAGACACCGTGGACCGGCTGCTCAGCGAGTCCAACGAGCGCCTGCAGCTGCACCTCAAGGAGCGAATGGCGGCCCTGGAGGAGAAG AACACGCTGATCCAGGAGCTGGAGAGCTCCCAGCGGCAGATCGAGGAGCAGCACCATCACAAG GGCCGCCTGTCTGAAGAGATTGAGAAGCTGCGCCAAGAGGTGGACCAGCTGAAGGGTCGAGGGGGGCCGTTTGTGGATGGCGTCCACTCCAG GTCGCACATGGGCAGCGCAGGGGATGTGCGGTTCGCCCTGAGCACAGCCACGCACGTGCCCTCAGGCCTGCACCGCCGCTACTCAGCCCTGCGGGACGAGTCTGCCAAG GACTGGGAGCCCTCTCCACTGCCTGGGGGGCTGGCCCCCACCGCCGCCCCTGCCTTTGACAGTGACCCTGAGATCTCTGATGTGGACGAGGATGAGCCAGGGGGTCTGGTGGGCTCCGTGGATGTTGTCTCCCCCAGCGGCCACTCCGACGCCCAGACTCTGGCCATGATGTTGCAGGAGCAACTTGATGCCATCAATGAGGAGATCAG GATGatccaggaagagaaggagtcTGCGGAGCTGCGTGCTGAGGAAATCGAGACTCGAGTGACCAGCGGCAGCATGGAGGCCCTCAACTTGACTCAGCTGCGTAAGCGCGGCTCCATCCCCACCTCTCTGACCGCCCTGTCCCTGGCCAGCGCATCCCCTCCGCTCAGCGGCCGCTCCACGCCGAAGCTTACCTCCCGCAGTGCTGCCCAGGACCTGGACCGCATGGGGGTCATGACCCTG CCCAGTGACTTAAGAAAGCATAGGAGGAAGCTGCTG TCGCCAGTGTCTCGGGAAGAGAACCGAGAGGATAAAGCCACCATAAAATGTGAgacttctcctccttcctcacccaGGACGCTGCGGCTAGAGAAGCTTGGCCATCCCGCCCTGAGCCAGGAAGAAGGCAAAAG TGCTTTGGAGGATCAGGGCAGCAACCcgagcagcagcaacagcagccagGACTCCCTGCACAAGGGCGCCAAGCGCAAGGGCATCAAGTCGTCCATCGGCCGCCTGTtcgggaagaaggagaagggccGGCTGATCCAGCTGAGCCGGGATGGAGCCACGGGCCAGG TTATGCTAACAGACTCCGAGCTTGGTCTGCAGGAGCCCATGGTGCCTGCCAAGCTGGGGACCCAGGCAGAGAAGGACCGGCGGCTAAAGAAGAA ACACCAGCTGCTTGAAGATGCCCGCAGAAAAGGAATGCCCTTTGCCCAATGGGATGGCCCTACTGTGGTCTCCTGGCTGGAG CTCTGGGTGGGGATGCCCGCCTGGTATGTGGCCGCCTGCCGCGCCAACGTCAAGAGTGGAGCCATCATGTCGGCCCTGTCGGACACAGAGATCCAGCGCGAGATCGGCATCAGCAATGCCCTGCACCGGCTCAAGCTCCGGCTGGCCATCCAGGAGATGGTGTCGCTGACCAGCCCCTCTGCCCCGCCCACCTCCAGGACC tCTTCCGGGAATGTCTGGGTCACCCACGAAGAGATGGAAACTCTGGCAACACCCACTAAAACA ACCCTGGCCTATGGGGACATGAACCACGAGTGGATCGGGAACGACTggctgcccagcctggggctgcccCAGTACCGCAGCTACTTCATGGAGTGCCTGGTAGACGCGCGCATGCTGGACCACCTGACCAAGAAGGACCTGCGGGTTCACCTGAAGATGGTGGACAGCTTCCACCG AACCAGTCTTCAGTACGGTATCATGTGTCTGAAGAGGCTGAATTATGAccggaaggagctggagaaacgGCGGGAGGAAAGCCAGCACGAGATCAAGG ATGTGCTCGTCTGGACCAATGACCAGGTGGTTCACTGGGTCCAGTCCATCGGGCTGCGGGATTACGCAGGAAATTTGCAGGAGAGTGGCGTGCACGGGGCCCTGCTGGCCCTGGACGAGAACTTTGACCACAACACGCTGGCCCTGGTCCTCCAGATCCCCACGCAGAACACCCAG GCACGCCAGGTGATGGAAAGAGAGTTCAACAACCTGTTGGCCTTGGGCACGGACCGGAAGCTGGATGAT GGCGAGGACAAGGTGTTCCGGCGCGCGCCGTCCTGGAGGAAGCGCTTCCGGCCGCGGGAGCCGCACGGCGGCCTGCTCGGCGCCTCGGCGGAGACGCTCCCGGCCGCCTTCCGCGTGGCCAGCCTGGGGCCGCTGCAgcccccgcccgcgccgccgAAGAAGGTCACGCCGGAGG ctCGCTCCCACTATCTCTACGGACACATGCTCTCCGCCTTCCGGGACTAG
- the PPFIA4 gene encoding liprin-alpha-4 isoform X2, with amino-acid sequence MCEVMPTINEGDPLGPPHGADADANFEQLMVNMLDEREKLLESLRESQETLAATQSRLQDALHERDQLQRHLNSALPQEFATLTRELSMCREQLLEREEEISELKAERNNTRLLLEHLECLVSRHERSLRMTVVKRQAQSPSGVSSEVEVLKALKSLFEHHKALDEKVRERLRAALERVTTLEEQLAGAHQQVSALQQGAGVRDGVAEEEGTVERGPKRLWKDDTGQVEELQELLEKQNFELNQARERLVTLTATVAELEEDLGTARRDLIKSEELSSKHQRDLREALAQKEDMEERITTLEKRYLAAQREATSIHDLNDKLENELANKESLHRQCEEKARHLQELLEAAEQRLQQTMRKAETLPEVEAELAQRIAALTKAEERHGSIEEHLRQLEGQLEEKNQELARVRQREKMNEDHNKRLSDTVDRLLSESNERLQLHLKERMAALEEKNTLIQELESSQRQIEEQHHHKGRLSEEIEKLRQEVDQLKGRGGPFVDGVHSRSHMGSAGDVRFALSTATHVPSGLHRRYSALRDESAKDWEPSPLPGGLAPTAAPAFDSDPEISDVDEDEPGGLVGSVDVVSPSGHSDAQTLAMMLQEQLDAINEEIRMIQEEKESAELRAEEIETRVTSGSMEALNLTQLRKRGSIPTSLTALSLASASPPLSGRSTPKLTSRSAAQDLDRMGVMTLPSDLRKHRRKLLSPVSREENREDKATIKCETSPPSSPRTLRLEKLGHPALSQEEGKSALEDQGSNPSSSNSSQDSLHKGAKRKGIKSSIGRLFGKKEKGRLIQLSRDGATGQVMLTDSELGLQEPMVPAKLGTQAEKDRRLKKKHQLLEDARRKGMPFAQWDGPTVVSWLELWVGMPAWYVAACRANVKSGAIMSALSDTEIQREIGISNALHRLKLRLAIQEMVSLTSPSAPPTSRTSSGNVWVTHEEMETLATPTKTDSEEGSWAQTLAYGDMNHEWIGNDWLPSLGLPQYRSYFMECLVDARMLDHLTKKDLRVHLKMVDSFHRTSLQYGIMCLKRLNYDRKELEKRREESQHEIKDVLVWTNDQVVHWVQSIGLRDYAGNLQESGVHGALLALDENFDHNTLALVLQIPTQNTQARQVMEREFNNLLALGTDRKLDDGEDKVFRRAPSWRKRFRPREPHGGLLGASAETLPAAFRVASLGPLQPPPAPPKKVTPEARSHYLYGHMLSAFRD; translated from the exons GAATTTGCCACCTTAACTCGGGAGCTGAGCATGTGTCGGGAGCAGCTTctagaaagggaggaagagatatcagagctgaaagcagagcgGAATAACACGAGG TTGCTCCTGGAACATCTGGAGTGCCTGGTGTCCCGCCACGAGCGGTCGCTGCGGATGACTGTGGTGAAGCGCCAGGCCCAGTCGCCTTCAGGGGTGTCCAGTGAGGTGGAGGTGCTGAAGGCCCTCAAGTCGCTGTTCGAGCACCACAAGGCCCTGGACGAGAAG GTGCGGGAGCGGCTCCGAGCAGCCCTGGAGCGAGTGACCACCTTGGAAGAGCAGCTGGCAGGGGCCCACCAGCAG GTGTCTGCCCTGCAGCAGGGGGCCGGGGTTCGCGATGGAGTGGCGGAAGAGGAGGGGACCGTGGAGAGGGGACCGAAGCGCCTGTGGAAG GATGACACGGGCCAGGTAGAGGAGCTGCAGGAGCTCCTGGAGAAGCAGAACTTTGAGCTGAACCAGGCTCGGGAGCGACTGGTCACCCTGACGGCAACAGTGGCTGAACTTGAGGAGGATCTGGGCACTGCCCGCCGGGACCTCATCAAGTCGGAGGAGCTGAGCAGCAAGCATCAGCGGGACCTCCGGGAG gctctggCCCAGAAGGAAGACATGGAGGAGAGAATCACAACACTCGAGAAGCGCTACCTGGCTGCGCAGCGTGAGGCCACGTCCATCCATGACCTCAATGACAAGCTGGAGAATGAGCTGGCCAATAAGGAGTCCCTGCACCGCCAG TGTGAAGAGAAGGCCCGGCACCTGCAGGAGCTGCTAGAGGCCGCAGAGCAGAGGCTGCAGCAGACCATGCGCAAGGCTGAGACCCTGCCCGAGGTGGAGGCCGAACTGGCCCAGAGGATCGCAGCTCTCACCAAG GCTGAAGAAAGGCACGGCAGCATTGAGGAGCATCTGCGGCAGCTGGAGGGGCAACTGGAGGAGAAGAACCAGGAGCTGGCGAGG GTGCGCCAGCGGGAAAAGATGAACGAGGACCACAACAAGCGGTTGTCAGACACCGTGGACCGGCTGCTCAGCGAGTCCAACGAGCGCCTGCAGCTGCACCTCAAGGAGCGAATGGCGGCCCTGGAGGAGAAG AACACGCTGATCCAGGAGCTGGAGAGCTCCCAGCGGCAGATCGAGGAGCAGCACCATCACAAG GGCCGCCTGTCTGAAGAGATTGAGAAGCTGCGCCAAGAGGTGGACCAGCTGAAGGGTCGAGGGGGGCCGTTTGTGGATGGCGTCCACTCCAG GTCGCACATGGGCAGCGCAGGGGATGTGCGGTTCGCCCTGAGCACAGCCACGCACGTGCCCTCAGGCCTGCACCGCCGCTACTCAGCCCTGCGGGACGAGTCTGCCAAG GACTGGGAGCCCTCTCCACTGCCTGGGGGGCTGGCCCCCACCGCCGCCCCTGCCTTTGACAGTGACCCTGAGATCTCTGATGTGGACGAGGATGAGCCAGGGGGTCTGGTGGGCTCCGTGGATGTTGTCTCCCCCAGCGGCCACTCCGACGCCCAGACTCTGGCCATGATGTTGCAGGAGCAACTTGATGCCATCAATGAGGAGATCAG GATGatccaggaagagaaggagtcTGCGGAGCTGCGTGCTGAGGAAATCGAGACTCGAGTGACCAGCGGCAGCATGGAGGCCCTCAACTTGACTCAGCTGCGTAAGCGCGGCTCCATCCCCACCTCTCTGACCGCCCTGTCCCTGGCCAGCGCATCCCCTCCGCTCAGCGGCCGCTCCACGCCGAAGCTTACCTCCCGCAGTGCTGCCCAGGACCTGGACCGCATGGGGGTCATGACCCTG CCCAGTGACTTAAGAAAGCATAGGAGGAAGCTGCTG TCGCCAGTGTCTCGGGAAGAGAACCGAGAGGATAAAGCCACCATAAAATGTGAgacttctcctccttcctcacccaGGACGCTGCGGCTAGAGAAGCTTGGCCATCCCGCCCTGAGCCAGGAAGAAGGCAAAAG TGCTTTGGAGGATCAGGGCAGCAACCcgagcagcagcaacagcagccagGACTCCCTGCACAAGGGCGCCAAGCGCAAGGGCATCAAGTCGTCCATCGGCCGCCTGTtcgggaagaaggagaagggccGGCTGATCCAGCTGAGCCGGGATGGAGCCACGGGCCAGG TTATGCTAACAGACTCCGAGCTTGGTCTGCAGGAGCCCATGGTGCCTGCCAAGCTGGGGACCCAGGCAGAGAAGGACCGGCGGCTAAAGAAGAA ACACCAGCTGCTTGAAGATGCCCGCAGAAAAGGAATGCCCTTTGCCCAATGGGATGGCCCTACTGTGGTCTCCTGGCTGGAG CTCTGGGTGGGGATGCCCGCCTGGTATGTGGCCGCCTGCCGCGCCAACGTCAAGAGTGGAGCCATCATGTCGGCCCTGTCGGACACAGAGATCCAGCGCGAGATCGGCATCAGCAATGCCCTGCACCGGCTCAAGCTCCGGCTGGCCATCCAGGAGATGGTGTCGCTGACCAGCCCCTCTGCCCCGCCCACCTCCAGGACC tCTTCCGGGAATGTCTGGGTCACCCACGAAGAGATGGAAACTCTGGCAACACCCACTAAAACA GACAGTGAGGAGGGCAGCTGGGCTCAG ACCCTGGCCTATGGGGACATGAACCACGAGTGGATCGGGAACGACTggctgcccagcctggggctgcccCAGTACCGCAGCTACTTCATGGAGTGCCTGGTAGACGCGCGCATGCTGGACCACCTGACCAAGAAGGACCTGCGGGTTCACCTGAAGATGGTGGACAGCTTCCACCG AACCAGTCTTCAGTACGGTATCATGTGTCTGAAGAGGCTGAATTATGAccggaaggagctggagaaacgGCGGGAGGAAAGCCAGCACGAGATCAAGG ATGTGCTCGTCTGGACCAATGACCAGGTGGTTCACTGGGTCCAGTCCATCGGGCTGCGGGATTACGCAGGAAATTTGCAGGAGAGTGGCGTGCACGGGGCCCTGCTGGCCCTGGACGAGAACTTTGACCACAACACGCTGGCCCTGGTCCTCCAGATCCCCACGCAGAACACCCAG GCACGCCAGGTGATGGAAAGAGAGTTCAACAACCTGTTGGCCTTGGGCACGGACCGGAAGCTGGATGAT GGCGAGGACAAGGTGTTCCGGCGCGCGCCGTCCTGGAGGAAGCGCTTCCGGCCGCGGGAGCCGCACGGCGGCCTGCTCGGCGCCTCGGCGGAGACGCTCCCGGCCGCCTTCCGCGTGGCCAGCCTGGGGCCGCTGCAgcccccgcccgcgccgccgAAGAAGGTCACGCCGGAGG ctCGCTCCCACTATCTCTACGGACACATGCTCTCCGCCTTCCGGGACTAG
- the MYOG gene encoding myogenin, with amino-acid sequence MAPSSWREGLQELGERVFSDPMELYETSPYFYQEPHFYDGENYLPVHLQAFEPPGYERAELSLSPEARGPLEDKGLGTPEHCLGQCLPWACKVCKRKSVSVDRRRAATLREKRRLKKVNEAFEALKRSTLPNPSQRLPKVEILRSAIQYIERLQALLSSLHQEERDLRYRAGGGPQPGVPSECSSHSASCSPEWGSTLEFGPNTADHLLTADPADAHNLHSLTSIVDSITVEDVSVAFPDETMPN; translated from the exons ATGGCACCCAGCAGTTGGCGTGAGGGGCTGCAGGAGCTTGGGGAACGAGTCTTTTCCGACCCCATGGAGCTGTATGAGACCTCCCCCTACTTCTACCAGGAGCCCCACTTCTATGACGGGGAGAACTACCTGCCCGTCCACCTCCAGGCCTTCGAGCCGCCGGGCTACGAGCGGGCCGAGCTCAGCCTGAGCCCCGAAGCGCGAGGGCCCCTCGAGGACAAGGGGCTGGGGACCCCCGAGCACTGCCTGGGCCAGTGCCTGCCGTGGGCGTGCAAGGTGTGTAAGAGGAAGTCGGTGTCGGTGGACCGGCGGCGCGCGGCCACGCTGAGGGAGAAGCGCAGGCTCAAGAAGGTGAACGAGGCGTTCGAGGCTCTGAAAAGGAGCACCTTGCCCAACCCCAGCCAGCGGCTGCCCAAGGTGGAGATCCTGCGCAGTGCCATCCAGTACATCGAGCGCCTGCAGGCCCTGCTCAGCTCCCTCCACCAGGAAGAGCGGGACCTCCGCTACCGGGCTGGCGGCGGGCCCCAGCCAGGG GTGCCCAGCGAATGCAGCTCCCACAGCGCCTCCTGCAGTCCAGAGTGGGGCAGCACCTTGGAGTTTGGCCCCAACACAGCAG ATCACCTGCTCACAGCTGATCCTGCCGACGCCCACAACCTGCACTCGCTCACCTCCATTGTGGACAGCATCACAGTGGAAGACGTCTCTGTGGCCTTCCCAGATGAAACCATGCCTAACTGA
- the PPFIA4 gene encoding liprin-alpha-4 isoform X1, whose translation MCEVMPTINEGDPLGPPHGADADANFEQLMVNMLDEREKLLESLRESQETLAATQSRLQDALHERDQLQRHLNSALPQEFATLTRELSMCREQLLEREEEISELKAERNNTRLLLEHLECLVSRHERSLRMTVVKRQAQSPSGVSSEVEVLKALKSLFEHHKALDEKVRERLRAALERVTTLEEQLAGAHQQVSALQQGAGVRDGVAEEEGTVERGPKRLWKDDTGQVEELQELLEKQNFELNQARERLVTLTATVAELEEDLGTARRDLIKSEELSSKHQRDLREALAQKEDMEERITTLEKRYLAAQREATSIHDLNDKLENELANKESLHRQCEEKARHLQELLEAAEQRLQQTMRKAETLPEVEAELAQRIAALTKAEERHGSIEEHLRQLEGQLEEKNQELARVRQREKMNEDHNKRLSDTVDRLLSESNERLQLHLKERMAALEEKNTLIQELESSQRQIEEQHHHKGRLSEEIEKLRQEVDQLKGRGGPFVDGVHSRSHMGSAGDVRFALSTATHVPSGLHRRYSALRDESAKDWEPSPLPGGLAPTAAPAFDSDPEISDVDEDEPGGLVGSVDVVSPSGHSDAQTLAMMLQEQLDAINEEIRMIQEEKESAELRAEEIETRVTSGSMEALNLTQLRKRGSIPTSLTALSLASASPPLSGRSTPKLTSRSAAQDLDRMGVMTLPSDLRKHRRKLLSPVSREENREDKATIKCETSPPSSPRTLRLEKLGHPALSQEEGKSALEDQGSNPSSSNSSQDSLHKGAKRKGIKSSIGRLFGKKEKGRLIQLSRDGATGQVMLTDSELGLQEPMVPAKLGTQAEKDRRLKKKHQLLEDARRKGMPFAQWDGPTVVSWLELWVGMPAWYVAACRANVKSGAIMSALSDTEIQREIGISNALHRLKLRLAIQEMVSLTSPSAPPTSRTSSGNVWVTHEEMETLATPTKTDSEEGSWAQTLAYGDMNHEWIGNDWLPSLGLPQYRSYFMECLVDARMLDHLTKKDLRVHLKMVDSFHRTSLQYGIMCLKRLNYDRKELEKRREESQHEIKDVLVWTNDQVVHWVQSIGLRDYAGNLQESGVHGALLALDENFDHNTLALVLQIPTQNTQARQVMEREFNNLLALGTDRKLDDGEDKVFRRAPSWRKRFRPREPHGGLLGASAETLPAAFRVASLGPLQPPPAPPKKVTPEAGTAGAPRLEPSTVRTYSC comes from the exons GAATTTGCCACCTTAACTCGGGAGCTGAGCATGTGTCGGGAGCAGCTTctagaaagggaggaagagatatcagagctgaaagcagagcgGAATAACACGAGG TTGCTCCTGGAACATCTGGAGTGCCTGGTGTCCCGCCACGAGCGGTCGCTGCGGATGACTGTGGTGAAGCGCCAGGCCCAGTCGCCTTCAGGGGTGTCCAGTGAGGTGGAGGTGCTGAAGGCCCTCAAGTCGCTGTTCGAGCACCACAAGGCCCTGGACGAGAAG GTGCGGGAGCGGCTCCGAGCAGCCCTGGAGCGAGTGACCACCTTGGAAGAGCAGCTGGCAGGGGCCCACCAGCAG GTGTCTGCCCTGCAGCAGGGGGCCGGGGTTCGCGATGGAGTGGCGGAAGAGGAGGGGACCGTGGAGAGGGGACCGAAGCGCCTGTGGAAG GATGACACGGGCCAGGTAGAGGAGCTGCAGGAGCTCCTGGAGAAGCAGAACTTTGAGCTGAACCAGGCTCGGGAGCGACTGGTCACCCTGACGGCAACAGTGGCTGAACTTGAGGAGGATCTGGGCACTGCCCGCCGGGACCTCATCAAGTCGGAGGAGCTGAGCAGCAAGCATCAGCGGGACCTCCGGGAG gctctggCCCAGAAGGAAGACATGGAGGAGAGAATCACAACACTCGAGAAGCGCTACCTGGCTGCGCAGCGTGAGGCCACGTCCATCCATGACCTCAATGACAAGCTGGAGAATGAGCTGGCCAATAAGGAGTCCCTGCACCGCCAG TGTGAAGAGAAGGCCCGGCACCTGCAGGAGCTGCTAGAGGCCGCAGAGCAGAGGCTGCAGCAGACCATGCGCAAGGCTGAGACCCTGCCCGAGGTGGAGGCCGAACTGGCCCAGAGGATCGCAGCTCTCACCAAG GCTGAAGAAAGGCACGGCAGCATTGAGGAGCATCTGCGGCAGCTGGAGGGGCAACTGGAGGAGAAGAACCAGGAGCTGGCGAGG GTGCGCCAGCGGGAAAAGATGAACGAGGACCACAACAAGCGGTTGTCAGACACCGTGGACCGGCTGCTCAGCGAGTCCAACGAGCGCCTGCAGCTGCACCTCAAGGAGCGAATGGCGGCCCTGGAGGAGAAG AACACGCTGATCCAGGAGCTGGAGAGCTCCCAGCGGCAGATCGAGGAGCAGCACCATCACAAG GGCCGCCTGTCTGAAGAGATTGAGAAGCTGCGCCAAGAGGTGGACCAGCTGAAGGGTCGAGGGGGGCCGTTTGTGGATGGCGTCCACTCCAG GTCGCACATGGGCAGCGCAGGGGATGTGCGGTTCGCCCTGAGCACAGCCACGCACGTGCCCTCAGGCCTGCACCGCCGCTACTCAGCCCTGCGGGACGAGTCTGCCAAG GACTGGGAGCCCTCTCCACTGCCTGGGGGGCTGGCCCCCACCGCCGCCCCTGCCTTTGACAGTGACCCTGAGATCTCTGATGTGGACGAGGATGAGCCAGGGGGTCTGGTGGGCTCCGTGGATGTTGTCTCCCCCAGCGGCCACTCCGACGCCCAGACTCTGGCCATGATGTTGCAGGAGCAACTTGATGCCATCAATGAGGAGATCAG GATGatccaggaagagaaggagtcTGCGGAGCTGCGTGCTGAGGAAATCGAGACTCGAGTGACCAGCGGCAGCATGGAGGCCCTCAACTTGACTCAGCTGCGTAAGCGCGGCTCCATCCCCACCTCTCTGACCGCCCTGTCCCTGGCCAGCGCATCCCCTCCGCTCAGCGGCCGCTCCACGCCGAAGCTTACCTCCCGCAGTGCTGCCCAGGACCTGGACCGCATGGGGGTCATGACCCTG CCCAGTGACTTAAGAAAGCATAGGAGGAAGCTGCTG TCGCCAGTGTCTCGGGAAGAGAACCGAGAGGATAAAGCCACCATAAAATGTGAgacttctcctccttcctcacccaGGACGCTGCGGCTAGAGAAGCTTGGCCATCCCGCCCTGAGCCAGGAAGAAGGCAAAAG TGCTTTGGAGGATCAGGGCAGCAACCcgagcagcagcaacagcagccagGACTCCCTGCACAAGGGCGCCAAGCGCAAGGGCATCAAGTCGTCCATCGGCCGCCTGTtcgggaagaaggagaagggccGGCTGATCCAGCTGAGCCGGGATGGAGCCACGGGCCAGG TTATGCTAACAGACTCCGAGCTTGGTCTGCAGGAGCCCATGGTGCCTGCCAAGCTGGGGACCCAGGCAGAGAAGGACCGGCGGCTAAAGAAGAA ACACCAGCTGCTTGAAGATGCCCGCAGAAAAGGAATGCCCTTTGCCCAATGGGATGGCCCTACTGTGGTCTCCTGGCTGGAG CTCTGGGTGGGGATGCCCGCCTGGTATGTGGCCGCCTGCCGCGCCAACGTCAAGAGTGGAGCCATCATGTCGGCCCTGTCGGACACAGAGATCCAGCGCGAGATCGGCATCAGCAATGCCCTGCACCGGCTCAAGCTCCGGCTGGCCATCCAGGAGATGGTGTCGCTGACCAGCCCCTCTGCCCCGCCCACCTCCAGGACC tCTTCCGGGAATGTCTGGGTCACCCACGAAGAGATGGAAACTCTGGCAACACCCACTAAAACA GACAGTGAGGAGGGCAGCTGGGCTCAG ACCCTGGCCTATGGGGACATGAACCACGAGTGGATCGGGAACGACTggctgcccagcctggggctgcccCAGTACCGCAGCTACTTCATGGAGTGCCTGGTAGACGCGCGCATGCTGGACCACCTGACCAAGAAGGACCTGCGGGTTCACCTGAAGATGGTGGACAGCTTCCACCG AACCAGTCTTCAGTACGGTATCATGTGTCTGAAGAGGCTGAATTATGAccggaaggagctggagaaacgGCGGGAGGAAAGCCAGCACGAGATCAAGG ATGTGCTCGTCTGGACCAATGACCAGGTGGTTCACTGGGTCCAGTCCATCGGGCTGCGGGATTACGCAGGAAATTTGCAGGAGAGTGGCGTGCACGGGGCCCTGCTGGCCCTGGACGAGAACTTTGACCACAACACGCTGGCCCTGGTCCTCCAGATCCCCACGCAGAACACCCAG GCACGCCAGGTGATGGAAAGAGAGTTCAACAACCTGTTGGCCTTGGGCACGGACCGGAAGCTGGATGAT GGCGAGGACAAGGTGTTCCGGCGCGCGCCGTCCTGGAGGAAGCGCTTCCGGCCGCGGGAGCCGCACGGCGGCCTGCTCGGCGCCTCGGCGGAGACGCTCCCGGCCGCCTTCCGCGTGGCCAGCCTGGGGCCGCTGCAgcccccgcccgcgccgccgAAGAAGGTCACGCCGGAGG CGGGGACGGCGGGCGCGCCGAGACTGGAGCCCTCCACGGTGCGGACCTACTCCTGCTga